Part of the Natronobacterium gregoryi SP2 genome, GATAGCCGAGGATGATTACGAGCAGCGGGACGAACTCCGCGAACGTGTCGAACGTCGACAGAAAGGGGTACGTCGTTCCCGCGAGCAGGTCGCCGTAGAGCCACAGCCGCGTGATGACGAAGAGGCCGAGAACGGCGGTTACGATCCAAAGTGCCCGCGACCGGACCGCGCCGGTAACCTCCGCGCGGGCGATTTGCAGCGTCGCACTCACGCACTCTCACCGCCCGGTGTCTCGATTGGCTCGGCATCCTCAGTCGAGTCAGCCGAGGCAGTCGTGAGTTCGGCGAACAGGTCCTCGAGAGAGGCCTGTTCGACGTCGATGTCGACGACGGATGTGCCGGTGTCCTCGACGCGACTGATGGCCGCCGACTTCACGCCGGGATCGGCGCACTCGATCCGAAGCGTGGCGCCGGTTCGCTCGACGTCCGTCACGTCGGGGAGTTTCAACAGTCCGTGATCGTCGTGGGGGTTGGGTCCGGGGCCGGGGTCGGCGCCGAGCGTGAGCACGAGCACCGATCGCGAGTCCAGAGAGTCCCGCAGGTTCTCGACCGTACTGACCGCGAGCAACTCGCCGTCGTCGAGGACGCATACGCGATCGCAGATCGCCTCTACCTGCTCGAGTGCGTGACTCGAAAAGAAAATCGTCGCGCCGCGGTCGGCTTCCTCGCGAAGCAGAGTTCGAATCTCTTGCATCCCGTTCGGGTCGATTCCGGGCGACGGTTCGTCGAGGATCAGCACGTCGGGCTCGCCGACGAGTGTCATCCCGAGTGCGAGCCGTTGGGCCATTCCCTTCGAGTAGTCGCCAGCGCGCTGATCCGCGGTGTCGGCGAGTCCGACCCGCTCGAGGATCTCGTCCGGGTCGTCCGCGGCATCGTTCATCTCGATGGCAAACGCGACGTGTTCGCGTCCGGTCAGTCGATCGTAGAGGCTGTACTCGTCGGGAAGAATCCCGATTCGCTCGCGAACTGCACGCGGGTTCTTCTGGGGGTCGTCGTCGAGAATCGATGCACGCCCCGCTGTCGGCCGGATGAAGTCGAGCAGCACGTCGATCGTCGTCGACTTACCGGCCCCGTTCGGCCCGAGAAAGCCGACTATTTCGCCGCGTTCGACGGTCAGGTTCACGTCAGAGATCGCCTCGAGGCCACCGTATCGTTTCGTGAGACCCCTCGTCTCTATCGCATCCATTCGTTCTCAACTATCACCAACACATGTTGAATCAACGCTCTTCTGTAGGAGATTGTTGATACTGCTCAGCTGTCGCTGTAGAATCGAAGAGAGCAAGGACACCGCGTTAGCGGTGTCCGTTAGGCATGATCCCGCTAGATGTGTTTGGGTCGGAATCGGTCGCAGCGGACCTGTTAGAGCAGGTTCGCTGGCGTAACGGTGTTACTTGCCCTCGCTGCCGTTCTGACCTGACGGTCAAGAACGGCAGCTATGGGCACTTTCAGCGCTATCTCTGTAAGAATTGCGACCGCACGTTCAACGACAAGACCGGCACAATCTTCGCCCATTCGAAAGTCGCACTCAGAAAGTGGCTGTTCTCGATTTACGCGTTTCTCCGGTTTAACACGAGTCTTCGTCAAC contains:
- a CDS encoding ABC transporter ATP-binding protein, with product MDAIETRGLTKRYGGLEAISDVNLTVERGEIVGFLGPNGAGKSTTIDVLLDFIRPTAGRASILDDDPQKNPRAVRERIGILPDEYSLYDRLTGREHVAFAIEMNDAADDPDEILERVGLADTADQRAGDYSKGMAQRLALGMTLVGEPDVLILDEPSPGIDPNGMQEIRTLLREEADRGATIFFSSHALEQVEAICDRVCVLDDGELLAVSTVENLRDSLDSRSVLVLTLGADPGPGPNPHDDHGLLKLPDVTDVERTGATLRIECADPGVKSAAISRVEDTGTSVVDIDVEQASLEDLFAELTTASADSTEDAEPIETPGGESA